TGGAGCTCAAACCCATTGTTAGAACGTAGTGttgcattaaaatgtatttttatgtgGCAACAAAGTTGGACGTGACTTCTGATAGTGACGGATTTGAGGTAATGTTACAGCTTCATTGCGCAATAATGTAATGATCGGTAAATCCACAAAAAAACTGTCACTACTGCCCAAAAATATGTCAGATATGCAATGGATAAAAATTAAATCCCCTGCACAATCTGAACAGACTGTTAAATTAGCAGTGGTATCAGATAGTCTCTAATTGTAAGAATGCAGGAGTAAATTAACCCAATATTATAATCTATTTCCTATTTTGATTGATTCACTGAAAACTATGAAGCCACAGCTCAAGTGGTTTATATCATCTTTTAAAAATCATCCTTAACACGCAGCAATACCTTACTGCAGGTTTTTACCTTCAGAAGGTCCTTTTGCCCTCCGATAATATTTATTTAGCTTTGGAGGTCACATCCATCTTATTAGAATGACCATCATTATTCAAATGTTCATCCGCGCTTATGCTGGAATTTGCACCATTTGTTTGTGATTGATTTTTATTCAGTCACGCATCGTTAGAGCAAGAGGCAAAGTCACAGCATCCCAGTTCAAATCAAAAGGGGAGAAGCCACGGGGAGAAGCTTAAGCAGCCTTCTTTCTTCCTTGCACATGAATGAGTGCTGGACTCGCTGGATCTGGCAGAAAAATGATTCAGGCTGCTTCACTGCTCAGGTTCCCACAGTGTCTCTCCTCTGATGTTGACACCTCCTCTATTTTGTGTTTGATCCCACAGGTCTGCTTCACACCAGAATGGGTATTAAGAAGATCACCAtcttcctcctggtcctgtcccTTTGCCTAGAGGGAGCACTTAGCAAAGAAAAGGGaacaaagaaaggaaagaagaaagggAAGCAGGTTTACTGTCCTTCGTAAGTATGGACCGGCGTATTTGCTATAGGTTTGGCAAAAACTCGGCAATGGAGCTTACTGTCAGAGGAGACCTTAAATGATCTGCTCTTctttagaaaaaaacacaaaacataaAGTTATGGTTCCTTTAAACAGCATAATAAGCCAACAAATGCAATAGGGATTAAAAAAGAATGGCAAGAAAAAGCCAGAGTGTGCTAATAAGGAAGCCACGGCAGGCtgtcacagcagggtgcaaggtGAAAATGGACTGGAGAAGATGTGTAATATTCTGTAATGGGCTACTTTACACCTAATAATTTTCACATTCCAGCCTATATTAAGGCAAGTTTCATCATTCTCATCTGCTGCTTCACTGCAGAGCCGCTCAAGTGCAATACGACACTGCGACGCAAGCGTTTCACACCAACTGACGTCCCAGAACGAAGCTCTAATCTGGGCAGTGAGAAAGATCTCATAGCTTCCACCCTTTAAACATCAGCTCACCCTCAGCCTATCagtcaattttaaaaaagtgagGCTGTTTTAATCTTCCAGGATGGGCCGTCGATGCTGCGTGTGCTTACAGACCTTTGGACTGTCTCATCTCTGCACTGCAAGTtcacccttttctctccttAAATGGTTAAAAGTCCCAAATATAAGATAGAAAGCTTTGATGTGGCTCTCTTTTTGGCAAGTGAAAGCTgtggcctttttttcctccgCTGTTTATTGCTTCTGATGTCTCTGCGGATCAAGGGAACCACTTGGTTCCAGTTTAGTCGTTGTGCTTGAGGTTGTCAGACGGGCCtgttaaaagagagaaaaaaagagctttACTGGATGGGAATTATGTGTCTCACTTTGATCAGAGAAACCGCAGAGCATACACACACAGCGCAGCATTCCTGTGGAGCAATCCAACTCATCCTCAGTTCCTGATAAGGTTTACATAATGATATGTAAAGTGCTTTGAGAGGGGGGAATTCTTTGGCAGGAGAATTTACTGCCACCCACTAggaggttttctttttctccctgctGTCCTGCCAGATCGCGTTctcctctttcactctctttatcccattgttttattcatcagTCAGCATCGGAAAACAAGCGGTTCTGGTCTTAAAGTCTTTGAAAGTAAACACAGCAGTGGTCATTTTCCGTTGACAGATGTTTTCTAACATTTTGGCTAAGCGGTGAGGAAAAATCCTCTTTTCCCACCAGGCTTTGTGCTCTGGTGTCAGCAGTGCAACAACTGCTAACAAGCCATTTGAACTATTTATCATCAGCTTAACGGATGAATCCACTCATGGATCAGTAATGCAGGGAATTCTCAACATGGGATCAAACATCCCATTCATTGTTTACAACATTTACTTTCAATGAAGCCTCTGAAAATCTTTGCAGTTAAGTGTCAGCTGCCCTGATTGGTTTCCATCAAAAACTCAGAGGGAATATCTCCCACCATCAGCCAGAAAGTTAATTTCCTCCATCAGCTGATAAATggttaattcatttttttaatttactggTATCTGTCTAAGGTCAGAGTTTAACTATGCAGAGCATAAACTGGCGGCGGTgcacatccatccattcatcctgcTCATTTAGTATTCCTACagatctctctccatctctttgctTTTGTGTGCAGGCAGCTGTCTTCTGAGGATCTGGCCAGAGTTCCTGCAAATTCAACCAGTAACATCTTGAACAGGTTACTGGTCAGCTACGATCCCAGAATTAGGCCCAACTTCAAAGGTATGTCTCTTTTTCTCCTGCGTCTGTCTCCCTCcttttaattgacatttttgCTGCAGTCGCATTATGCTAACGAGGTGATTTAATTCATTAATATAAACTCGGTGCAGGAGCCAGTTTCAGCATGAACAGACATGGAAAAAGCACTCAGAGAGCTCAGACTTCTGCCAAACAGCTCATTTCGCCAAATATTGAGACTTACACCTGTAGTATACTGTGGCAGTAGCAACACAAGGTTGTATAATTAATGGGTTTATGATCAAAGCAACCTTGGATTTATTCtttggtcaaaggtcaaagtacCACCTGGAATCCGGAACATCATCAAAATGAAATAAGGTCTcgatcaacatttcctgaaaatttcattcaAGTCCATTCATTACTTTTGAGTTACTTTGCCAATAGACAGAAAACCtgacagacatacagacagacagacggatatCAGCTGTCAAGTAACCTCCTTGATGGGggtaaaaatatataaaagttTAAACATGAAGACAGAGTAACGCTGCCCAGATGTGTCCAGTAGTGGTGTCAGTCACACATGAAACTGTTACGTATTTATGccaaaattttaatttaatggaAGTCAATAACGTCCTATTGGACAAACAAGCTTTTAGCCATTCATTTCTCTCATTATCTCCATATATTTTGAACCATTTATGCAGATTGTTGTCAAATAACAGATTTGGCTATTTGGTTATTTTTGGGGGGAGAAGTGAGCTCACAGCGGTTGTTATTAGCCCTCAGCCATCATGTGAGATATCAAGAGCGCATGGTCCAGGTTTGAATTCACCTAAACCCTGGGACCGGAGGACATCGTTGAAGGTGGCAGAGAGCTGGCACCATAGGCCACCACGTCTGTCgcgccccccccatccatcGTGTGTAACGTACAAACCCACAGTGGGGGAACACAAGGCTTCAGTTTCAACAAACAGCTATCAAAATAGCAAAGATGTACTTGGCTAGCTCTCTGTGTGATGACGGTCCCACCAGTCTTCAGGTAGATCCTCGGTTACTTTCCATCCTGCGGCAGTTGGCAGTGGAGGTGGTTTCTGAGacagtgtttgatgtgtttctcccccccccatccccctccaGTTGCCTGCCAGCAACCAGTAGACGGCCAGACATCTGCTCTAAATTTCAGGGTGGGCTGGAAGCTCTGTGTCCATTAACATCTACTATGTCACAACCTCCCAAATGACATGCTAAACTGTTGTGTATGCATGAATTCCAGTCCGAAGCGCTTGCTTAGCCAATACCAGGAGTGTTTGTTACAATTAGTTTATCCCTATTAATGCATGCAGGGTATGAGCCACATCCTTATTATGCACATTCATTTTGTTGAATTGCTTGATAGAATATATCCTGAAACTCTTCAGCCTTCTGTAAACACCTCAAAGGAAATCATCTATTTAAATCAGAATGAGGAGCCTGCATAATTAAGAATTTTATTGCTTTATGCAAAACGCAGGGACGAGAGAAAATTGTCTCTCATTGCCCACTGCTAACAGGCATATTTTTACTCATTGGGAGTGCAGCATGTTTTGTTTGTAAGgccagtaaaaataaaataagctaAGTAAGTTCAACAATTGGGGAAATTCTACACAACTGTGATTGGAGGTATTACTAATTAATAATAGTGtaacagaggagaaacaggcAGACTGCGCTGCCATCTTGGAAAATCTCCTCTTGTCGAGAAGCTGAGTGAAATCAACACCTGAAGGTGGCATTTGTTCTTTCCAAATCCAGGAACTCCTGTGGAAGACCGAGTGAACATTTTCATCAACAGTTTTGGTTCCATCCAAGAAACCACAATGGTAAGAACTCTAATCTCCCTCCAGCCTGACAGTATTGGTAATCAATACAACCATGAGCAATAAATCAGAGCTGGAACCGCTACAGCAGACACCTTCTGGGACATGTTTTGGGCACGTTTGAGAGGGTTCAGTGGGGCATTTAGAAGAGTTTGGCTGCCATGATGACGGTTAATATTCTGAGAGAAGAATGCTGCTGGAAGGTAGATGTAGACTACATGTTATAGCTTCTAAAAGAgtacaaacaaaaaacccagatgtAGCAGAAATAAATGTCAAAGAAGTGGTAAGATATATGAAGATTTTAGAGACCAGGGAAGGAGAAAAGATAAGaagtgatggagaaaatggaaggagagaaagaaaaagtgtaagctgagagagagagagacagagagagagagagaggtgacaGTCTCCCAGATGACAATTTCTGCCTTCTTTCTTCTCCCCGAAGGCTGAAGAATGGGGTGAAAATGAGGAATGTTTCAAATGAATTCTGAAGGTGATGGAAGGGACATTGGGTCACATCTGTGTGGGATATTTGATCTGAAGAGACTCACATTTACAGCCTCATCTCAGCTCCAACTCGCATGACTCGCATTGACAGCTTCTGCGCTTCCTTGTTAAATCCCTCAGGAATTCAATGCATATGCAAATACGCCGGCAGATTTAGAGTCAAACGGGAGGAGGGAAGATAGATTTTCCTTGTCTGGTTTTCAAGTGTTGAGGAGGCCCCAGCTGTTGTTATCAGCGTCGCTTTAAAAGTCAAATCAGGTTGTGTCGGAGCAACTTTTTCCAAAATCAAGCATCAACACTCTGACCACCTGCTTTCCCTCTCAGAAATGTTCACTGGCAGGAAAATAAACCACATTGAGGGCTGTTGCTGAATTTCTTACCCATTCTTAAACATTTGACTATCAAATATCTCTTATGTATCGAATAACTTGCTAGAACTTCTTGAGCGAATGTTTTGGATCATGCAGTAGATGAACGTCTGCCAGACCTGTCATTGGACAGACAGATTCCTGACACTTAAATGATTCTAACCTAAAGAACCTTAAGGTTAAGATTAACCTTAGATCAAGTATATGTCACATGCATGCAGTTAAACACAGCAACTCACCTGCATGGAATCAATGCAGACAAACGAAAGGATTGAGGTTAGTATCTTGGCCTGGGTCGTGCACTGAGCAGAGCCAGCGGCCACATTTAGAAACGAAACAACGGACAGTTACGCATTCATGTCGGCAACATTAATCCAATGGTGCTTTTTGCTTTGTGTTCCCCAAAGACCTGCAAAATGAATGCGGCTCTTCTGATCGGTTCGCTTCATGCAATACAgttcacttcttcttcttcttcttcttctcttcaacAGATGGCataaaaatgctaataaatGTGTTATACATTCATTGTCATTCACCAGTAAAGATAGTGGGCTAGTCTCCAAAAAAGCAGCATTGCATTTTTTAGGCATTTGGACAGAAAGATCTTCAAGGAAGCACATCAAACATTGCCGGCACACCTTTGGTTACCTTTTAACAGCATGATAACGTTTCATCCACCCTAACGAGAAGTGACTCAAAAGTCATAAGTTACCTAATTAACCTTAAAAATCTGGCTCCATGGCTCAGGTCTTTGGTGTTTGACCAAGTGCACATGTTTGAATACCTTATCTCGTCTTGCTATCAGGTTTGACGGCATTAGTTTCTTTGCAATCATTGATTTGAAATTAGCTGAATGATTTAcccagaggaaaaaacacacacttccgcTATGGTCGTTCATCATTAAATGATAGCTTTTCCTCACTTTAGAGGAATGTTGTATGGAAATGTTAGAGTGCATGAGGCCAAATAGGTGGATTTTTAGAAAAAGGACAAATGTTAATAACAGGAAGTTACTGAATTTTAGTGAATTTATGCAACAGGAACACAAATAATGATTCATATTCTGATCAAATATCATCCAGAACACTCAGAATTGATTTGAAGGACTCTTGTAGCCTGTCGTCATTTGAAAAGTGACTTCCTCAGAAATCCACCTGGATGAACCTTTGCGGCTGTTTTTCCACAGGACTACAGAGTTAACATCTTCCTGCGGCAGCGCTGGAACGACCCCAGGCTGAAGCTTCCACCAGATTTCAAGTCAGATTCTCTGACTGTCGACCCCAAAATGTTCAAATGTCTGTGGAAACCTGACCTGTTCTTCGCCAACGAGAAGAGCGCCAACTTCCATGACGTCACCCAGGAGAACATCCTCCTGTTTATATTCCGGAATGGAGACGTTCTGATTAGTATGAGGTAGCAGATTGGTTGAATTtcatgatttgtgtgtgtgtgtgtgtgtgtgtgaccgttTGTGAACTTTCACAGAAGATTTTGCAGCCATGCAacgataaaaatgaaaaaaacaacctttatttCCTAGCATGGTTTAATATCACATTTTTAGAAcgtctttttttcattttattcacGTCTGACTGAAAATGTCATGGcattttaaaggtgtttttttcccttttcatagCTGTCTAAAGACGTGTCACCGCATTTGCTCGTGAAGTAAACAATTCCGTGAAAATGTAGTCGGATGAATGCTGCTGCTTAGTTTCGTTGCTCTCTGGTGCCAATATTAGCCAAActtggttgtgttttttttgtaattagaTGTAAGATAAGTAGGGTTTTTTTGATAGAGTAAATTCCAGGTCTTTTCTTCCAGATTGTCTGTCACCCTTTCTTGTCCACTGGATCTCACGTTATTCCCAATGGACACACAGAGGTGCAAAATGCAACTTGAAAGCTGTGAGTCTTTCTATTTCAGTTCTGCAAAACACATGTAAAGCTAGAAATCAAGAGCAAGAAATATGCAGTTTAATATCTACTGTGCACTATACAATGACTTGAATGTGGTTTCTCTCCAGTTGGCTACACCACAGACGACCTGCAGTTCATGTGGCAGACAGGAGACCCCGTGCAAATGGATGAGATAGCTCTACCACAGTTTGACATCAGACAGGAAGATATTGATTATGGGAACTGCACCAAATACTATGCGGGAACAGGTAGAGCCATTCTCAGACAGATTATCAAAGACAAATCATCTTTACAGTAATGTGTGATATACTGTAGCATGGATGAGTTTGAGCATCTCCATAGAGTGCAAGTGTTGTTATTGCTTTGAATTCTAATTATCTCTGGCCTTTTCTtacatgttttttaaatttattctCTTTAAAATATCCAGGTTTTATCCAGGTGAGAGCCATTGTTATGTTCTGTGCTACCACAAATATGTTAAAAAGCTCAGGTATTTGCTCTTGTTAGCTCTCTCTATTAGCTCTCTGAGATCAGCAGCTACATGTGTCATTTTTGGTGCGGTCACTGTACAATCAGTGTTCCTCCTTGGAGAAATCAGATAAAGGTTAATGGATCTTTTAGATGATGTCGAATGATTAATTCAGAGTAAAAATCCTTATCTGACTGATACTATAAGACCATCTCTCTGGTTAAAGCACAAATATCATCACGTCGCTGTTATCtaattttaattttcctttctGATTGGTCAAGGATTAAGGATTAACATTCCAATTATTCTACAACTATCACAGCTTTGCATGGTCTTATGACTGCATTAACCTTGATAGTTCTGCCTTAACTCCAAACTAGAAGCACGTCAGCATGTAGCTAACATGCTTCCCCCCTTTTTTCACCCCTTTTTTTACTGTCAGGCTAAAAGTTGCATATTATCCATCTGTCATTTTGGAGTATGTCATCAGGATATGATATAGTGGAAGCGGGTTGTGAATTTTTTAATCTATGTGGTGCACAGCGAGTCCATTGAGGGTGATGGATGACACCACGTCATTTTATTCTGTGTACGGAAATGAAGCTGGAGTTGTTTCTGTGTCAGGGTGTGATCTCTCTGTAGTGACATTACATGCAAGCATCACTGACCTGGCAGGGCAGATGAGTTAGCAAAGAAGCTCTTTATGAGCCACTTAACCAATCAGCACCTGTCAATCATGGCTATAAAACCGAACCAGCTCTTTTACCAGGTGAGATTCTGCTGACTCTCCAATTAAGAACTAATAGTTAAGTCAGTGAAAATACAACCTGGGTCTATCTTTGACAGTTGTGCTTA
This genomic stretch from Takifugu flavidus isolate HTHZ2018 chromosome 9, ASM371156v2, whole genome shotgun sequence harbors:
- the glrbb gene encoding glycine receptor, beta b is translated as MGIKKITIFLLVLSLCLEGALSKEKGTKKGKKKGKQVYCPSQLSSEDLARVPANSTSNILNRLLVSYDPRIRPNFKGTPVEDRVNIFINSFGSIQETTMDYRVNIFLRQRWNDPRLKLPPDFKSDSLTVDPKMFKCLWKPDLFFANEKSANFHDVTQENILLFIFRNGDVLISMRLSVTLSCPLDLTLFPMDTQRCKMQLESFGYTTDDLQFMWQTGDPVQMDEIALPQFDIRQEDIDYGNCTKYYAGTGYYTCVEVIFTLRRQVGFYMMGVYAPTLLIVVLSWLSFWINPDASAARVPLGILSVLSLSSECTSLASELPKVSYVKAIDIWLIACLLFGFASLVEYAVVQVMLNSPKRIEDEKAKIASREKAAGKSPAPRNNTVNGTGGTPLHVSTLHVAEIRCKKVCTSKSDLRTNDFSIVGSLPRDFELSNFDCYGKPIDTGAGKSQSKNNKKPPPPKPVIPTAAKRIDLYARALFPFTFLFFNVIYWSVYLGLS